Within Hydractinia symbiolongicarpus strain clone_291-10 chromosome 11, HSymV2.1, whole genome shotgun sequence, the genomic segment tcatttaagtttttaattgtgAAAATTTCATTCTACTTACATATTTTTTCAGCTAAATATTAGGAGAAACGTAGAGCTCATATTTTGTCTAAACGCAGTTACAGCCACTAGCCAAACGTTCCATAAAAACATGGCTGCTAAACACAATGTTGAATTTATCGCTATGAACAATTTTTGAACAGCGAACAATCTTTGTTAATGCTTTgggatttaaatcttttttaaaatattcgtgtcagtttttcaagattttgttTTAGATACAGCTATCAAAACTTTGATGAGTTTCTTGAGGAAAACTTTTCCAGGTGAATCTGTTACACCAAAACTACACATGCTGGAAAATCATGTTGTAGATTTCATTTCAAAATGGAAAATCGGTTTGGGATTGTATGGTGAACAAGGCGGGGAGAGCATTCACCCTGAGTTTAATATGTTGAGAAGCACATATAGTAGTGTGAGACCACCAACATCAAGAGTGCGTGTCATTATGAAACAACACCATTTAAAAGTAACACCAGTATGCAAAAGCTATATTCCTAAGATTAAGAAACGGAAAACAGAACTTCAAATCGAAGAATGATTTAGACTATTAGCTGAGATAGCCAGTGGGGAAAGTATATAATGTATAGTAATTTTAACATTCAGACCATTAGCTGAGATAGCCAGCGAGAATGTATATAGTACATTTTTTAGTACAATTTAACATGAGTATAATACTTACAACTTAGCTTTAGTTGTTGCTAGAAAAATATCAGGTTATTAATCCGTTGCCAATGACACTATGTTGATTTTTCGACTTTTCGATTGACTTCAACGACCACGAAAATTCCCAAACTTTAGACTCACATATctcgtaaaaaaaatatgtaagtaaGATTCGGGTTTTTTTAGAAGGTTAACCAAGTATTCCTCCATACGAGTATGCAATTAGTTTGTTCAGAAAAACTTCTGAACGCGATTATTTGAGCATTATCCTGGGATGAGCAAAACGAAACTTTTATATTTCCCTGAAGAGCCACCGACATACTTGCGAAGTTCCTTCTTCCTTGTTTCTGCTTGATTAAAATTCCCAAGCACGTGGTCAAACTTTCCGAAGccaaaaataatactttaatcACAATTCAATAGATCTTTTATTCAAAATCAATCAAgcatacaaataaaaacaaacaattctTTGATGCCGCAGCCGCGACTACCATCTTGAAATTTCGCTGACGTAATCACAAATTTCTTGCGCGAGCAAAATCTCTGAAGTTCACGGCTTAAATGAGCGTGCTACATGCTCCAATCAGTAAAATCGGGTTATTCTCAATATAGGTTTTATCTGGAAGACGAGaagcaaaaaaaaggaaaaaggaaATGTACAACTTTCCATTGTTGATGATGAAATAGAagatttaaaacttaaaaaaaagtgCTGCATGAAACATGAGAGATTTGTAACAAAGagtttgaagaaaaaaacaagtgaATTGAATGAtttggtaaaaataattttgctagAAATAATAGCCTATAGTAGCCTTTGCTTAATTTGATAACTCAAagtattttgttcttaaactgtTTTTGTGTTTCTCATGGATTCTTCCAGAAACGATCTTAAGAGCAAAGCAGAAGAAATGATAGTAAACTGTATTCTATTGACAGTTGCCATGgtttaataatattttgtttaaactaACGCTTAAAAGACTTATTTGTTACATTTTTAGacgcttgctgttttgttttggtttctCTTAGAGAACATACTCTGGCTGGCTACATAAAATTAGGGAAAAtgaagataatgtttttttcactCTTTTAAATTAGTTATGTTGAAGAAATTTAGTTTGCAAATTTGGATGGCAATGCTGTATCTACATTTTTTGGTATTTGGCGCTGCATACAATCCGAGAGTAAAGGAACATGATTGGACTGTTGAATTTATATTAAAGGCGCTACTAACAGCGCACGCGCGTAATTTGCGCACTGCCTGCAGTTCAAAATCCGAAAAGAAACTGAAACTCAACGTAAAAAGAGGTTGACAGCATACAGAACAATCACGACAAtgctattaaatttttttatatttttttttctcaatttagGACAAAAATTGATACAGTAAATATCAGACACAACAAAGATtgtgacaaaaaattttttttgtctggtCTGGTTTGAACGTTAATTTCACAGCGAACTAAAgtttaataaaatcaaaaattccTCCAGTGGACCAAAAATAAGCCGAACATTTTATATTatacgtttttttataattttactaGAATTAATAGCCTATAGTAGCCTTTGCTTAATTTGATAACTCaaagtattttgtttttaaactgtttttgtGTTTCTCATGGATTCTTCCAGTACTCTTTTATAAATAACGGAACTAATTTATATATGGTGAACCGTATATAAATGGGTTCCGTTATTTCCTAACCCCGACCCTCTGGCTCTTTGTCTTATATTTTTTAACGTTCCTTatattaaaaagagaaaaaaaccctgggatcgaggttggttgTTTTGAACAGTTTATTTTGGATTATTCGATTTTTTTATGCTATTGGTGGACATCTCTGGAATCGATAAATCTCGTGTTTTACCTCCAATACAAACTTATAATCGCTACCAGTATTAATCAGAATATCCAAGGTCCTTTTTAGTATAACTTTATGGGTCTTTAGACTCTGTTTAAAAAGAACTCGAAATTACTTCTTAAAATCTCTAATTTTCGAGTTATTGAATATTACAGATTAGTTGAACTTTGAAGTTCAAGTTAAGTAGGGACCACTGTATTTATgctcattgaaattgaatttttttggagaatattaaataataaaaaaaaggcgGGGCTTGATCATGAGTTTCATCTTCCTAACGGTAGTGGCGTGCAATAACTCGGGTTTCGCTTCCATCTACATCCTCTTCTTCGTGACCACGACAAAGGACCTGTACacgacaacaaaaaattaataagcCATGCATACCTATCAATCCCAAagcttaataattttttacattcGTAAGGatgtaaaattcttaaaaagcGCTAGGGACGAGGTTAATAACTCTGTAAACTATACAAACATTTTTCTGTGTgaagaaataaatgaaaaaaaattcacttgCATAGGTTTAACAGTGACTCGTTCAAAACATTTGTTTCTTTGATTGGAACTACGTTACTTACGACGAATATATCTTAGTTGTGAATTCGGCGAACGTTGGAACGAGTTTCTAACAaagtcgtcatcatcatcatcgtcaccaCCATCGACCTCGCCGTCCTCATCACCGTTGCCATCATCACTTACGTTACTATCGTCATTACCGTCGTTATTATCAACGGCTTCATTACCGTTATCGTCATCAGCTACGTTGCCATCGTCTTTGTTGCCATCGTCGTTGTTGCCATCGTCGTTGTTGCCATCGTCGTCGTCGTAGTTGTCGTTATCATCAACAACGTCGCGATATATTCCATATTCAATGTTCTCGTTTAAGTTGTGTATTAAACGTTCCACATCTACGTCACTTTCTTCTGAAGATgctataaaaattaaccaaataTTGATTAAGAGGTATTTTACGCAAATTAAGACTTTAGATATAACAAATTTTAACTTGACATTCAGGTATACAGTACAAAGTTTTGCGTGAATGAACACTTTTCCTTCAATGTTTTGTGTTAAATTTCCCGTGAAGAAACTTTGTTCTGTAttgtaaaagcaatacaacccaATGTTTTGAGTAccgatatttttatatataaccagcctggtcattattcttgtttctctatttaAACTGAAACTCCAGCCTATTATTCTTTAAAAGCATGTTCGTATCAAAGAATTAGTGTGTTTTTTTACAAGTTTTTGGTTGCAAGAGTTAAgagagattttttaattttactgtctgtctgtgacttttgcaaagtggataaaatttctttgataaagtctataagaCATCGCcttataaatttgttttgtaaattaccaaactttgacgttagagcaatattgacgtcaaaggaaagtatattaagattagtaaagccattgcattgcactttttaatttaaggctaaataacttggaaacgggtggaaataaactgacgtcatctcctgcgtgggtaactagagactacctgggaccaatttgggtaagttttccaaacttgGGCCACCGAATCCATTTcgaaatggacgggttaatgacgtcataaaaacatttaaaccctaatatctctgcatccgtttgtcacaagtatacgatcctatacattttcttgatcagcgtttctaTAATATCTATAGATCTATAAGATGAAAGCAataggcatacacatttctgaaaaaaaacatcacgtcatcaaaatttaaattttgtttttctctgttatcctgcctaagtggatttttccacgggccttatcgactagtaagaTAATAATTCACTAAATTGTCCCATATTTTATTGCTTTCATCACTTAGGggtttaaactgattttgaagaAGTTTGCCCACGTGAGTTTTAACGTGaagaggtgaaaaaaaaaacacaactcaAAGTTAcagatattttaaagaaaaatttaagaaaatatcTAAACAATGCTTACCAAATGCTCTTACGAATAAAAGCGTAAGAATTGAAAACGTCAATCCTTCCATTTTGAGAGGCTTCAACGAAGAAGATGTGTAGAAAGTGAAAACGAAATACCAAATAAAAGTAATTAAACTTAGTGCTCTCCCCCACTTTTTACTCTTCTCCTTCTCCTCAGACACAGTCATTACAGGTTTTTTTGAAGTAgggttcttaaaatattttaaattgctTATGTTATTATCTCTATGGTTGCCGCCTGGACGGGGGAGGGGGTcagcattttaaagtttatagaTTACTGAAAAGCTTTCCCAACCTTCTTTGTCTGTTTTTGTCAGTCATTGGTTAAGAAGTGTCacattagcaaaaaaaaaaggcGCGTGACTTCTTCAGTTTCCTATGTCAGGTCAGCATGCGTGTaagaaagcgaaaaagaagccctgggtATGAGATTGCCGAATAACATCACCAAATAGATGGTAGAAAGTTTCAGTTCTCAAAAGAAAACTACACAGGGTGTGTTAAATTTCTTAGCGTTATCGAGATGATCTCGTTCTCGAATCTTAAGTTGCATAACGAGAGAGAGAAATAGCTTTTTAGAGCGACCATAGAGTTACCTTCTTAAGCTAGTAACaggatttttttaacaaatacatctcctcgtgttgtctctgttccctagcatagttaactaagctttcttcgaggATATCAAATTCTGTTTCtctcaaacgaaagcttagacgcaaacaaatgtcagagcaaatccctaaaattcaaatccaccTCATAGAAAACTCTGAATTACAATCAACCAATAAGCACAAAATTGGCGTGGTCACTTCTTCTCTCAAATAATtcaagaattaattatatttgttcagATGAGTGAGGCCATTTGCGCTCATAACAAAGGATTTCCCGATATTGACGTCGTAAGCAAAAAAATACAATAGAATTAAACAATGAAAAAGCGCGGTCAGTATTCTGACTGCAGAAAAaacgtttgagacccagcgtaattttttccAGTCTTAACTATTCCGATTTCCGATATAATGGCCTTTACATATAGACTTACATTCCGATTTCCGATATTATGGCCTGTACATATAGACTTACATGTTAGAAAGTTACattagatattttaaaatgatatttttgcCTTGGTATTGACGACATCTCTGCAACCTGTTGCAGGATAACAAAGCCGCTTGCGCTTACATGACGACCCTCACTCTATGTTTGCGGTTTATTACTTTTAATCGTGCGATTTTTTAAGGCCAAATAGAAGCTACCTGTCGGTTATTGCCCCTCCCAAAGGTTTCAAAGTTTGGGACAATAACCTTGACTATATGTTTCATCAGTTACTATGGTAACACCTTAATAGTGTTTGTCAACAGTGACTCTCCCCAGGCCACTATTTGTTTTATTGCACCTGGAAAAATCGTATTGATTTCCCCTTCAAAGACAACATTTAAAACGCGATTAGCAAAACCTACCCATTTCGAGTTAtgatataaataaaagaaataaaaaccgtGTGAAACTTTTTACATTGAATTAACGAAGGTCTAATTGGAAGGGAAAAATAGTTATTAAAACCATGCAGCGATTTTTAAAcagatttttataaatttaatttgcGAATTTTCTACTTACTTTAAAACATTGAATTTTAACTTTACACCTGCTAGAATCAAAATCGTTTGTAACAACTATGCCTGAGAAATATTCGCAAAGTTATTTGAGCGTAAGCTGATTTATTAGTTTTGGGAAGATGAACATTATAATCTTCTTGGCTTTCTTTACTTTCGTTGGCTGTGTCGGTgagttttttattgttgtcatAGTCTTTGTCGTCATCGACGTCGTTGTCgtcattgttgttgtcgtcATTGTTTCGTCGCTGTTGGCGGCGAAGGCTCTGTTGTCGTCGTTGTCGtatatttatatgttttgttttttagagtTTTATCCATATGGAGTCGCTTACAACGACACAGTTGGGGCTAGTTTCCACAGACAAATTGAATTTCACTTACAACAAGCTATGCCACTTTTTAAAGATCCAGCGAAAATACTTTTTGTAAGTTTCCAACTTCAGaagtataattttcttatcattttTCAGTCAATTAGGACGTGTCTATGACGTTAGTTGATTCAGTTTGTCGAAAGTATTTTTGCGATGTAGATTTGAGatttttaagacttaactgaAGTTATTTGCGGTACGATTTAACCAAAAATATTTCGACTGACTTAATGTAGTTTCAGAAGAACAAGAATTAATTTGAATAAGAAAATTACCTCAGGAACGAGATACAAGTGTATAGTAAAGAATTTTCGTAGAATCAGTAAATTTGTGCTCAGTAGATCGCATTTAATTCATGTTTTATGGCAAGCACAAGTATTGTACAAAACACGTGATCATAACACGCATAGAAGATTACAAATGACAGCCAAATTTCAGTCCAATGAAAAGGACGTTTTAATATTTGAGGAATGT encodes:
- the LOC130614089 gene encoding putative uncharacterized protein DDB_G0287265, yielding MEGLTFSILTLLFVRAFASSEESDVDVERLIHNLNENIEYGIYRDVVDDNDNYDDDDGNNDDGNNDDGNKDDGNVADDDNGNEAVDNNDGNDDSNVSDDGNGDEDGEVDGGDDDDDDDFVRNSFQRSPNSQLRYIRRPLSWSRRRGCRWKRNPSYCTPLPLGR